In the Mercenaria mercenaria strain notata unplaced genomic scaffold, MADL_Memer_1 contig_4309, whole genome shotgun sequence genome, one interval contains:
- the LOC128553774 gene encoding uncharacterized protein LOC128553774, whose product MKMLMKIVVSVALCVFVSASEPECSRFHYEEKTLEKMIKTEIYVDKIKSETENMQQKMSEKLDGIQENWEKTKNELNDAKADSRKAVEEIKESISTIQAVGFMAQDIKKTAISNEETLVFSTTHFDVGSNYNNESGIFVAPVAGIYMFTLHLCLTVNKYIHFEIDTTKGPTLTGRFINDSSSYYGCQTATAVAELGIKEHVWIKSGTSFSTGTLWKSASIRNSFSGALISAVTK is encoded by the exons ATGAAGATGTTGATGAAAATAGTTGTGTCCGtggctttgtgtgtgtttgtgagcGCGAGTGAACCGGAATGTTCAAGATTTCACTATGAAGAGAAAACACTTGAAAAGatgattaaaactgaaatatatgtgGACAAAATAAAATCGGAGACGGAAAACATGCAGCAAAAAATGTCGGAAAAACTTGATGGAATCCAAGAAAACTGGGAGAAAACGAAGAATGAATTAAACGATGCGAAAGCAGACAGTAGGAAAGCTGTGGAAGAAATTAAAGAAA GTATTTCAACCATTCAAGCAGTAGGCTTCATGGCACAGGATATAAAGAAAACTGCGATAAGCAATGAAGAGACACTTGTATTTAGCACAACACACTTTGACGTCGGTTCCAATTACAACAACGAATCTGGAATCTTCGTAGCACCTGTGGCCGGAATCTACATGTTTACCTTGCATCTGTGTCTTACAGTAAACAAATACATTCACTTTGAAATTGACACAACAAAGGGTCCTACTCTAACAGGCCGCTTCATCAACGACTCGAGTAGCTATTACGGCTGCCAAACAGCTACAGCTGTTGCAGAACTGGGTATAAAGGAGCATGTGTGGATAAAGAGTGGAACGTCCTTCTCTACTGGGACTTTGTGGAAGTCCGCAAGTATAAGGAATAGCTTTTCTGGTGCTCTGATTAGTGCAGTtacaaaatag